The DNA window ttgatgtctcttttttatgaaggagttatcaagtggtgGTTGAACCAGATGAtgtgagtttgcgggtgatGGGTGATGGATGAAGTTTGATCGAAGATTAATTGAAGACTGTACTTAATTagcgaaacagttaataatttatttttattttcgtaagtaagatctgcAAATCAGACAGAATGTTGTCTGTTCTATGTCAGATCATcgggttttgtttttaaattatcccgaatttcttacaaatgtaactgtttcatattcgatttaatgagatttgatgaattaaaaaaaaaatcgaccCAAGCCATCTTCCATTCACTagactaaaaatatgaaacataaTGCCAATTGCACGTTATCTTTATCATTTAGataagataattttatttatccaTAACTCCAActattaatttacaaatttaaaagaaaatacaaCAGTGTAGTATGTTAATGttgcaaattaaatcaattatattCAGACATTAATTAGTCCaatgtaaatttatttaattagttcagttagaaaaaaattcataattttaattgaattagaatttgaatatatgattttttttattggtgTCTCGGCATGGACACTCCCCGGAGATGTATCGAGCTTCTATTTTCAATGGATGCGAATCCAAAATTCAAAGCTTTATGGGCAACTATTTGGTTTTTCAGCTTATGGGAAATTTGGAAGGCTAGAAACAAGAAAATTTTCAGCAACGAAGAAACGTGTTACAAGGATTTAGTTTTCCATTGTATCAATAAAGGTGTGGTTCATTATAGATATCACAactctttttttgtttatggtgGTAACGATGTATTTAGATGTCTAGATTTCTTTTCGAAATTCTAGTTCCTTTTATTTTTGCCTATCACATCTTGTGGTAGTGCTAATATAatcaccatttaccaaaaaaaaattgggaTATCACATGATTCAGAAAAATCAATTTTGAACAAtatcaaattgattttgaaaaattggatAGATAGCCAACGAATTAATCAAACtgggataaatttataaattttgaaagatttaaataggtttttgaaaagttaaaaaaatttaatacaatTAGATCAATTTTTAGTGCAAGCTCATCTTTATTTAggaaaaaaatcaattcaagAAATGAGCTCTTAGagagataaattaaaatagtttatgaGAGAATATTTACATgagattaaaattatatatatatttcactttttcaatttttttgtttataatatgaattttcattaattttagcacatttttatatcttattttaattgtagtaaattatttaaattagagtgaaataaatttaaatatgtctttcatattatttcaaaattttaaacatgaaaGGTGTATTTAAACTTTTACACTCCAATTCAAATAAACGGtgataatcaaaattaaaaattgaaaacataAATCAAAATTGACAACTTTACTTGTGCcgtaaacgaaaaaaaagtaaaaaagtctTTTTCAATAATTAAGCCATATCTGTGCCATAATTAGACTTTTGTGAGCAGTAAAATTGTACAAATATAGCTATTGGTCATCGTCGACATGCATTTCAATGATATATATGGGTATGGAATTGCAACAATAACTATTAAGATTTGATTTGTGAATAGAAAATGCATTAAAAGGGAGTTATGGGCCTCAGTTCATTCGGCCTTGTACAACTGCAATTTCAGGCTGTGAACTCAAGCACCGACAGATGTCTAGTTCGAAAATTGGttagttttaaatttactttatgAGTTTTGTTAATGAGAAATTCAATTGTCAAGAAAATCATGTTGTATTAGCAGAAATTTTTGGCAAGATGAACTATACTCTCAGACAAGTCAACTCTACAATTTAAGGGATTATGAAAAGGACCCATAAAAAACATgtatatggaaaaaaatttggTTGTGTTATATTATATGGTTAGAGGTTCAAATTATAAGCAAAAAAATTATCTCCGTTTTTGGACTAATTTGGcgaatttatataaattaaatttggttgattttaacGATTCAACcatcattttaaaatacaagGCCATTAAAAAATGTGTTTTATGTATTTTGAGTACATATATTAATGTCAAGTTATTTATTCGGAAAATGTATGGTGTCGGAACAAAAGATACGAAGGTATATCTAAATTTGACGCCACCAAGTCAGTAATGAAAGAACCTAGGCTAGAATTTGTCCACGCGAGTGCGATTGTATAAAAagcttatttattataataaaaaaagttttctTGTAATTTGATCCTCCAATTTATTCTACAACAACTGGTCACATGTTACTAATTAATATTCAAATGACTAAAATGAGGAATAATTTTAACCAATGTTTGTCCAATTACAAgttgatttttataaaaaaaaaaagtaacgtAAGTTATTGACCAAATTTGTAATAGAAAAATccgaaaaataaatttgatttcagCAGAATTGTTGCTAAAATGATCATCAATGGGAATCATATATCTAAAGGCATTTACTACATTTTGTGTTCTCTCAATCAATTTTAACAGATTCAAGCAAAGATGATGCCATTTTTGTTGCATATTCATGATATTAGTTATAGGCCTCGTCATTTAAATTCATACACAAACATATCAAAACAAAATATGGTTTCATGGACACCGGCaattttttatcataatatttatacTACTTGAGAATTTGAGCAATTCAAAGAAGTTGATCTAGAAGTATAGTTGattctttatattattattcaacaGCAAGATCAATCAACCGTCAATGAGTTAAACATTAAGCCGAAAATCACACGCAGGTAGAAGCATAGTTTGAtcatcgaaccgaaccgaattattCAAAATCGAATTACTCAACTTTTTTCTTAACAAAACCATAATCAAAATATGTACAAATTAAAATGTAGCTGAaccgaaataaaaaatttgattcagctggttaattcaatttataaaatgtcattaacatcaattattaaaaaaatggtgTTAATTGTTCattacatataaatttaaagGGTAAATTGGTATTTTAAgcccttttaaaatttggattaatattataaaaattcacaaactttacacgttttctcaatttaatcaagttctttaaaacttctcataaaaatacaccaactctcatttttttttccaaatttataCACGGTGTtgacgtgtcactcattcattgattaaaaatgacttacacctcagcaaattgcaccaatgaataAGTGTGACGTCAGCAccatgaatttggaaaaaaaaaatgaaagttgatatatttttatgagaagttttaaagaacatgattataaagttggtgaatttttatgacattaccacttaaaattataaaaataccttaaattctaaaaaattacaaaagtaataaTATATGTACATTTTCTGTTCAATTAATTCCAGTTTTTTAGACTGAAAAAGGAACCAAACggaaccaaacttttcaaaatccTTAGCATAACTgaactaaattaactaaaaaaaaaaagccaacctaaaattttgatttagtttgATCAATTCAAGCATTAACTATTCATGCATAGCTAGCAAATCATAACCTGTAGGTGTCACCATGAATGTGGTAGCTATCTTTATAGTATGTAATATTACTACCAAAGACTAAACTATTTAAACAGTGTATATAATCATATAATGTACAAAACATAGTTCCTTTGTACATGTAAATTTGTATAGttccttttaatttatatatgtaaataTCATATGATCTCTACAAAGTATAGTTCCTTCTTGTACCAAAGAAACAGTTGCAATCTTATCAAAAAGAATATTAAGCCTAGTTATGAAATAAGACCGCGGTTAAATCAGTTACCGGAATCAAAATTTTCTTGTAAGAACTGGTAAAGCTCTTCAGCAACCATAGCTGGATACTCTTCTTGTGGCAGAAGAGCACCTGAAACCTCAACAAATTTACTCACTCCTTTGGCTCCTTTGAGTGCTACCATCTCCGCTTTTGACCTCTTTGGAGATCCTTTAGCTGACATTACAAGCACCAGTAGCTTCCCATCCAAACTTGCAAACagatcaaataactcttctcgGGATAAAACTGGGTCGAGTAGACCTGTCAAGAAAGCAGCTGGTGCATAACGAGCGCCCTTTCGCTTTGTTAGAGCGTATCTACTTTGTATAATGTCTGGAGTCACATTCTCGGGATTTTGATAGACATGAGATTTGTATTGGGATTGAATTGCCTTCTCGTTGCTGACGAGCATGTTATACATCATCCAACCGACAGCAGGGGCCTGTAGAGTGCCCCTGAGTAATCCATACCTGTTGAGTTCATGAGAAGTTCACAAGTGAGATCTTCAGATTTTTTCAATAGATCACTTGAGCATAATTTAGTAGATCATATAGGTAATCTAATCATAGGTCATCAAGAAGAAGCTGACCATATATAAGCTAAGAGCGTAACCCATATATCTAGGggctatgttgcacgaaaacttgTCGAGTCATACAATTCatcatttcattttcatttctgaaaacgcttcAGAGACtccaaaactttatatttataagttataacctattcttataaaaaaaattgaagtttcaTCATTTTCCATTTCAGCGTTCTCCATTGTAGCATTTTCTATATTCGTGCATCAGAGTCTAGGGGCAACATTCTGCTTGGTAACAGCATCCCCAATCATAGAAGAAAATACAATTTGTAAGACGTAGGAATCCATAAATTACACCCCACTTAACAATAACAAGCGCTTGCAATTTAATTGAGCGCAGAGTTAAATGGACAGCGTGTGACTAAAATTGAGTTTTAAGCATGGCAAACAGTCCCTCCCCCTCCCTAATTGTCTAATACTACTTTACTAGGAGTATGAACAGATAGCAGTATTCTCCCGTTACAATCCCATTTAAAGAGATTTTACTTGTTCCTACAAATTTATATTGGCCAAACGATATCCATGGAAATTTGATAGAGCAAGTCATAATACCTTGTTTCCATGCTGGAATCTCGACCAAATACAATAGGAAGAGGACCAGCCCAGGTTGGAGCAACAGCAGCAATAGCTGTTGGCTTCACCAAACCCTTTTTTGCAGCACGAACTATTAATGTTGCAGCATGACCTCCTCCAAAGACCACCAAATCATTTTCTAAAtacatacaaaaataaattagcaaaatattAGCATAAAAATTTATCTACTAGGCTACTAGCACTAGTCAAATTAGGAAGGTGTTCAATAGAAAGAGCACAAGAGCCTGAATGGTCAACTTAACACAGCAAGCAcataatttgtttttcttttatgatCAATCTGTCTTGGTTGAGGGGTTCTCTTCAGATATAAAATTTATCAGTAATCTTGTATGTGACAACTCCAATCATGCCATATTGGTTAGGGAAAGAGTAGACGCAACAGAGGTACACAAATTTTTAAAGAATCGTACAATTCActgaataattaattaaaacatgaCATTTTAGTAGACACTTACAATCCATTTGATATCAGCCATCAGGAGGACGAGCAAAGTTGCTAAAAGCATAGTATTACTGACAATAGATAACAATAACTTATAGATAGATACACTTGTTATCACCTTTGTGCTGCAATGGGCCGTCCGGTGCATTTATAAAATCAACTAGAAATTTCTCCATAAGATCAGCATtgtaatccatttttggcctaTCAGAATAACCCAAACCTGGCCAATCAACAATTGTAGCTCGCCAATTTAGTTTACCATCTCGTTGAACAATGTCTTTGGCCACCGATCTCCATTCTTCAACAGTGCTAACATCAGAAATAGTTGGTACCAAAAGGATATTTTTCGGTGGATCAGAGGTCTCCTTTGCACATTCTTCGTAATAGATATTAATGGAGTTTTCCTTAAGTTTCCATTCCCAGTTATTTGACTGAAATAAAACAGAGTACTGCTGAGAAATTAATGTATCCTAGGTCCACAATGAACATCACAGTGACAGACAACGGATTGAACTCCCTCTTGGTTAATGAATGAAAGTACTTTagtgttaaaataaaaagacaaaagGAATGAAGTCCAAAGATTTGATAATGGAATTATAAGTTTTGTGCAAGTCTTGACCTTGCACATTCCAACATTATTGAACACTGAGGCATGGAAGAATTGCATGAAAGTAAAACCAAGGCATAGAAATAAGTAAAAATTCCAGGTTGAGATAATTAATCAAGAGAAATAGACTATAACTAAAACTATACGCAGCATGACGAGATTTATCATTTGAAAATAGATCATCATCCCTCTACATATGGCAATCATATGTGAAATATGCAATGGGGGAGCATGGAGAAACCACACCAATATCTGAATGCTATGGGCCATGGATTTCAAACACACGGTAATTGGCTAATCCGCTTGTTACACACAGAATTCTATGGCATAGAATAGAATGCATACCTATTTTACACGTAAAGATCGCACAGAAAACAAATCTAGACAGCGTAACTTTAACTAGCCAATTCATTCAAAACCCAATTCTAAGAAACTCAATTCTGCACTCGCTAAAAAATGGCATATCTTTCATTTATTAACCGAGTTATAGCCCAAAATCAGTCATTTAGGTTCTTTCCAGTAAAACAATTTGAGAATTATTTTACTCAGTTCCCCAGAAAAAAGTTCTATCTTACATCCTCTCTAATTCACAAATGACTTGTTCAACTACTCTAGATTATATTGTTGCCAACTGTCCATCTCCCAAAGCCACATATATCTACATAATCATGTAcctaaacttaaaaataaatcagGAAAGCAAGTTCGTAACTCggttaatacaaaatattacaAACAGAAACCTTGAAATTTAAACAAGCAGAAAAGATTATCAAACCTTTAATGGGATGACTGTTTTATCAGCTGATACAGTAGCAGAGTAATCAAGAGAAGTTGTAGAAGAAGCTTTAACCAAAATGGGTTGCTTTCTTAGAGATAGAAATGATGGTCTTCTACAGATTTTGCAAGAAATAGCCAAAGATGGTGAAGTGTAAGAAGAAGAGATAAAGGGTGTTCTAGCAGAGAATGCcatcaaaaaaaattccaagatttggattttagggttttaaatctCTTGAGTCttgataacaaaaaaaaatgtatgaaCTTTTCTTGATTTGTGAATTGTGTACTGATATTTTAGACTTTTTTGTGGCCTCCCAAGTCCCAACTACTACTGAAGTCTTTGCCTCAGATCATTTTGTCTCCCTCCGAATTTTATAATTAGGTCCTTGAACTtttgtttttatcaattacatCCTTGAATCAACACTTACCAATAATCTCTGCATGAACAAGAGCCATTCCTGAAAGAATGAAAACGGCTTCTATCTCTTACCACAATCTCCAGGTTGTAAACTTGAGAAATCAGTTTCATCACTGTATGACAGTCTTTGCAAACCCTTAAATTTTTAACTATTCTTATGGTTTTTCCTTTGCACAATCTTGCTATTCCAAAAGCAATAGCAAGTTTTTCACTGTGCATAGACACAGaatcttctttttcttcctctTCTATATCATGCAAAACACTCCCAACTTCTGGAACATAATTTCTTTCTACTCTAAGCCTTGAAATGATCTCTTTTAGCTTCTCATATGCTTCTTCAGTGATCTTATCTTGTTTCGTGCCAGCGACGAATTTGTACATGATCTTGTCAACTTCAATCATGCTCCAACCGGGCGTTTTCTTAATTCTTTGGTCACTCATTGATCGTCTCACATCATCAACATTCTTCCATTTTCCTGCAACTGCATAAATATTTGAAAGTAATACAAGGTCACTTGAGTTGTTTGGGTCAAGCTCAAGAAGTTTTCCCTTCACCAGCTCGGCCAACTTGACATTACCATGAATGCTACAAGCTCCGAGGAGTGTCCGCCAAATAATATCATTAGGTGGAACTGGCATTTGAGATACGAATTCATAGGCCTTCTGCAGCTGACCACATCGACCGTATAGATCAACCATGCAACCATAATGCTCAATGGCTGGTTTTATATTGTACACATCCctcatctttttaaaaaattcacatCCTAGGTCAACCAATCCAGCATGACTACAAGCGtataaaatcattataaaagTGAGCTCATCGGGCCTAGTCCCAGACTCTTCCATCTCATGGAAAAGCTTTATTACTTCTTCACCAAGACCATGCATTGCAAGACCAGCCATCATTGAAGTCCAAGAAACAATGCTCTTTTCACCAGGCATACGTTTAAACACCAATTTGGCCATACCTAGATTGCCACACTTTGAGTAAGCATCCAGTAATGCATTATTCACAGACAGAATCCAACTAAGACCAGCTTTCTCGACAAAACCATGTAATATTGTCCCGAAATCAAACGCCCCTGCCTGCGCACACGCTGAAAGAACCCCAGTCAAGCTCACTTCATTGGGTCTAATCCCCTCCCTCAGCAACTCTCTGAAATACCCAAACACCTCATCAAAACATCCATTATGAGCAAACCCAACAATCATAGTACTCCAAGAAACATCATCTTTCTCCGCCATTTCCACGAACATTCCCCTCGCCATCTCTAACTCCCCGCTTTTCACAAACCCCGCCAGCATCACATTCCACGAAGTCAAATCCCGAAATTCCATCAAATCAAACAACTCCCTAGCTTCCTTCAAATCCCCACCTCTAAAACAAGCAGTAATCACCGCATTCCACGCAACAACATTTCTGTCaggcatttcatcgaacacctTCATCGCCTCACAAACACACTCACATTCTCCATACATACTAATCAAAGTAGTCTCAACATAAAGATGGGTATTCATCCCATGCTTCCAAACTTGACAATGCAGCTGAACCCCATCTCTCAAAGACCGTAAATTCGCGGCCGCCTTAAGACAAAAGGCGAAAGAGAAGCTATCAGGGGATAAAGATGGTAtctttttcatttcaataaACTTAGCAATTGATTTATGGGGACTGTCAGACTCAGCAAGGCCACGGATAATAGTGTTGTACATGAAAACATCTGGGTTTGGAGTGTGGCGGAAGAGGGTTAGAGCGTAGTGGAGAGAACCGGAGAGTGTGATTGTGGAGTGAAGCAGTAGTTTGCCTATGAGTAAAGGGTCTGCATGGAGGCCGGTTTTGAGTAAGTTTGCGTGGAATTGGTGGAGTGAAGTTAGATTCTTGCAACTGTTTAATAGGGAGAGGTACAGAGCATGGGAGGTGCTCATTACCGTTGTTTTGTTAGTTTAGGACATGAGAGCTGGTTTTGTGGTTACTAAAAAGTGATGAATTGGCATCATCAGGCAACAGTTTAGGAGTTTGATTCCATGTTTCTAAGGTTATTACATACGCTTTGCTCGATCAACATTTCCATGAAATGTCACTTTGTTTTCCTCTACCATTTTCTTTCTCCTTAAAGGATCAGTAGATCACTTGGATCTGGTCTTCAACATGTCATAAATTAGAGGTTAGACCATGCCCAAGTAATGAATCAATTAGAATCTATTGAGTACTCTATAAGAGAAatggatcaaataaaatttatagattagacactataaaaatttataaataagagCTCTCCTTCTtaattatcaaaagaaaaataagaaaattaattctattaaatttttctccaaaaagaaaaaaattaatgtcaAGAATGGGATTCGAACCCATGCCCTTTCGGACCAGTACCTGAAACTGGCGCCTTAGACCAACTCGGCCATCTTGACTTGATATTCAAAACTAGCTTAACAACATCATACATATTAAGTATTTACGCGCGCTTTTTCAAAAGACCGTTGCTTGAAATTCTTTTTGCGCACACTGTCCCTCGCTATGCTTTTACATAACTAAATGAATTCTCTAATTATCAATCAAAAGGCAATCCCAATCTCAGTTTCTAAATTCATAGCCATAATCCATAACCATTATTTTAGTGCTAAATCCAGCAACAGCTATGGACAAAAATATCCGCCTCCTTTTCTTGAGCCTTATCAGTTCTTCACCAAATACAAAAATTCCAAGCACCATACTatcaaagaaacaaaaattatcCATACCCACTTGCTTACAACAGCTTTATTTAACTCTGATACATTTGTTGCCAACTCTTTACTTGATTGGTACTGTAAAGCTGGTGCCTTGCTTGACGCACTGAAACTGTTCGATACAATTCCTGAACGAAATGTTATTTCTTGGAATGTTATGATTTCTGGGTTTAATCGTAGTTTATTGTTTCAAGATTCTTGGGGATTCTTTTGTCGGATGTATTTTTCGGGTTTTGAACCGAATGATATTACATATGGGAGTGTTCTGTCTGCTTGTGCTGGTTTACAAGCTACAAACTTGGGTGAGCAGGTCTATTCGGTTACGATAAAGAATGGATTTTGTTTCGATGGTTATGTTCGTGCTGGAATGATTGATTTGTTTGCAAAAAATAGTCGGCTTGAAGATGCTTTAAGGGTGTTTGATGATGTATCATCATGTGAAAATGTGGTTTGTTGGAACTCTATCATTTCTGGGGCGGTTAAGAACGGGGAGAATCGGATTGCTTTGGAGATTTTTAATCATATGTGTCGAAGGTTTCTGGTTCCAAACAGTTTTACGTTTTCGAGTATTTTGACTGCTTGTGCTACTCTTGAGGAAGGTGAAATTGGGAAAGGAATTCACGGGTGGTTGATTAAATGCTGTGCTAAAGATATCTTTGTGGAGACTGCTATTGTTGATATGTATGCTAAATGTGGGGAGATTGGTGAGGCTGTAAAGGAATTCTCTCGAATGGACATTCGCAATGTAGTATCGTGGACCGCTATAATATCTGGCTTTGTTAAACGGGGTGATTCTATCTCTGccattaaattctttaaagaaATGAGGAAATTGAACGGAGAAATAAATAACTTTACTGTTACTAGTATAATTAGTGCATGTGCCAAACCGGATTTAATTAAAGAGGCAATGCAAATCCATTGCTGGATTctgaaaaatggattttatacTGATCCGGTGGTTGGGGCTGCTCTAATTAATATGTATGCAAAAATGCATGCTATTGGTTTGGCAGAGACGGTGTTTCGAGAAATGAAAGATGTAAAGAACCCAGGAATATGGGCTATTATGATTTCTTCTTTTGCTCAGAATCAGAGTTCTGAAAGGGCAATTGAGATGTTGCTTAAAATGCTACAGGAGGGTCTGAGACCAGATAAGTTTTGTGTATCTAGTGTCTTGAGTGTTATAGACTCTTTGTACTTAGGGAAGCAAATCCATGGCTACACTCTTAAAACTGGATTTGTCCTTGATCTATCTGTCAGTAGTTCTCTTTTTACGATGTATTCAAAGTGCGGTAGTTTTAGGGACTCTCGCAAAGTCTTTGAGCAGATTCCTGTCAAAGACAATATTTCATGGGCGTCAATGATCAGTGGTTGCACAGAGCATGGCTATGCAGATCAAGCTTTTGAGCTTTTTAGAGAAATGCTGTCTGAAGGAACTAGACCTGATCAGACGACTCTCTCTGCAATTTTAAATGCTTCCTCTAGTATTCACTCCTTGAGGAAAGGTAAGGAAACTCATGGTTATGCTTACCGTGCTCATATGGGCACTGAAGCACCACTTGGTCCTGCACTGGTTACTATGTATTCTAAATGTGGTGCTCTTGAATCAGCAAGGGAAGTATTTGACATGCTTGCAGTAAAAGATCAGGTTTCAAGTTCTTCTTTAGTTTCAGGATATGCACAAAATGGACTACTTGAACAGGCAGTGGAGTTGTTTCATGAAATTTTGAAGTCTAATTTTATGATAGACTCTTTCACTATTTCATCTGTTCTTGGTGCTATTGCACTATTAAACAGGTTGGATATCGGAATTCAACTTCATTCCTATCTCACGAAATTTGGTTTATATTCAGATGTTTCAGTTGGAAGTTCACTTGTTACAATGTACTCAAAATGTGGAAGCATTGAGGATGGCCTTGCAGCATTTAATCAGATTGACGAGCCTGACTTGATAAGCTGGACAACAATGATTGATAGTTATTCTCAGCATGGAAAAGGAGTAGAGGCTTTAAGAATCTATGAGCTAATGGTGAAACAAGGAATTAGACCTGATTCGGTTTCTTTTGCTGGGGTTCTTTCTGCCTGTAGCCATGCCAATTTGGTCGAAGAGGGCTATCTCCATTTCAATTCCATGACCAAAGACTTTGGCATTGAGCCAAATAACCGTCACTATGCTTGTATGGTTGATCTTCTCGGTCGTGCAGGTAAACTAAAAGAGGCTGAAAAGTTTATTGAAAGTATGCCTATTGCTCCTGATGCCTTAGTATGGGCAACACTGCTTGCTGCTTGCAAACTACATGGAGATTTTGAGCTCGGGAGGAGAGCGGCAAAAAAGGTTATCGAATTAAACCCGAGCGATGATGGAGCTTATGTCTTGTTATCAAATATCTTTGCAGATGCAGGGCAGTGGGAGGAAGTCCTCCAGATTAGAAGCTCGATGACAGGAGCTGGGGTCAAGAAAGAAGTTGCCTGGAGTTTAATGTGAAAAGCAATGTCTTAGGTAAGTTTTGATACATATGTTGCGTATTTAGTCCTTTTAAGGCAACAATGCTCATTAACCCTATTTCATTGTAAGATAAAAGCTATTCTCTCTTATGTCAAGTTAATCCATTAATCCCTCAATCTTTAGTTTACTGCCTTGTTTGGTTTTTCAGGTGGTCttattttaagtggttttaCAAGAACAGAACATGCCACTCCAGGAAGATCAGCCAGGCAAACAGATGAGTTTTCTGGTGTATTGTCAATCATTGGTTAAGATAGAAGATATGGATGCAAATCAGGATACTTTCAGAAGCAGTTTTGGTGCATGTAACTTGCCATCCATCGCTATCCTTAAGTTATCAGAATTCACTGTACCTTCCTGGGCATAAATCTAGTTTCTTgcttcttttttaatttaaatctagTTTTTCTTACATA is part of the Mercurialis annua linkage group LG3, ddMerAnnu1.2, whole genome shotgun sequence genome and encodes:
- the LOC126673738 gene encoding pentatricopeptide repeat-containing protein At1g74630; the protein is MSTSHALYLSLLNSCKNLTSLHQFHANLLKTGLHADPLLIGKLLLHSTITLSGSLHYALTLFRHTPNPDVFMYNTIIRGLAESDSPHKSIAKFIEMKKIPSLSPDSFSFAFCLKAAANLRSLRDGVQLHCQVWKHGMNTHLYVETTLISMYGECECVCEAMKVFDEMPDRNVVAWNAVITACFRGGDLKEARELFDLMEFRDLTSWNVMLAGFVKSGELEMARGMFVEMAEKDDVSWSTMIVGFAHNGCFDEVFGYFRELLREGIRPNEVSLTGVLSACAQAGAFDFGTILHGFVEKAGLSWILSVNNALLDAYSKCGNLGMAKLVFKRMPGEKSIVSWTSMMAGLAMHGLGEEVIKLFHEMEESGTRPDELTFIMILYACSHAGLVDLGCEFFKKMRDVYNIKPAIEHYGCMVDLYGRCGQLQKAYEFVSQMPVPPNDIIWRTLLGACSIHGNVKLAELVKGKLLELDPNNSSDLVLLSNIYAVAGKWKNVDDVRRSMSDQRIKKTPGWSMIEVDKIMYKFVAGTKQDKITEEAYEKLKEIISRLRVERNYVPEVGSVLHDIEEEEKEDSVSMHSEKLAIAFGIARLCKGKTIRIVKNLRVCKDCHTVMKLISQVYNLEIVVRDRSRFHSFRNGSCSCRDYW
- the LOC126673739 gene encoding uncharacterized protein LOC126673739 gives rise to the protein MAFSARTPFISSSYTSPSLAISCKICRRPSFLSLRKQPILVKASSTTSLDYSATVSADKTVIPLKSNNWEWKLKENSINIYYEECAKETSDPPKNILLVPTISDVSTVEEWRSVAKDIVQRDGKLNWRATIVDWPGLGYSDRPKMDYNADLMEKFLVDFINAPDGPLQHKENDLVVFGGGHAATLIVRAAKKGLVKPTAIAAVAPTWAGPLPIVFGRDSSMETRYGLLRGTLQAPAVGWMMYNMLVSNEKAIQSQYKSHVYQNPENVTPDIIQSRYALTKRKGARYAPAAFLTGLLDPVLSREELFDLFASLDGKLLVLVMSAKGSPKRSKAEMVALKGAKGVSKFVEVSGALLPQEEYPAMVAEELYQFLQENFDSGN
- the LOC126671732 gene encoding pentatricopeptide repeat-containing protein At1g74600, chloroplastic, coding for MNSLIINQKAIPISVSKFIAIIHNHYFSAKSSNSYGQKYPPPFLEPYQFFTKYKNSKHHTIKETKIIHTHLLTTALFNSDTFVANSLLDWYCKAGALLDALKLFDTIPERNVISWNVMISGFNRSLLFQDSWGFFCRMYFSGFEPNDITYGSVLSACAGLQATNLGEQVYSVTIKNGFCFDGYVRAGMIDLFAKNSRLEDALRVFDDVSSCENVVCWNSIISGAVKNGENRIALEIFNHMCRRFLVPNSFTFSSILTACATLEEGEIGKGIHGWLIKCCAKDIFVETAIVDMYAKCGEIGEAVKEFSRMDIRNVVSWTAIISGFVKRGDSISAIKFFKEMRKLNGEINNFTVTSIISACAKPDLIKEAMQIHCWILKNGFYTDPVVGAALINMYAKMHAIGLAETVFREMKDVKNPGIWAIMISSFAQNQSSERAIEMLLKMLQEGLRPDKFCVSSVLSVIDSLYLGKQIHGYTLKTGFVLDLSVSSSLFTMYSKCGSFRDSRKVFEQIPVKDNISWASMISGCTEHGYADQAFELFREMLSEGTRPDQTTLSAILNASSSIHSLRKGKETHGYAYRAHMGTEAPLGPALVTMYSKCGALESAREVFDMLAVKDQVSSSSLVSGYAQNGLLEQAVELFHEILKSNFMIDSFTISSVLGAIALLNRLDIGIQLHSYLTKFGLYSDVSVGSSLVTMYSKCGSIEDGLAAFNQIDEPDLISWTTMIDSYSQHGKGVEALRIYELMVKQGIRPDSVSFAGVLSACSHANLVEEGYLHFNSMTKDFGIEPNNRHYACMVDLLGRAGKLKEAEKFIESMPIAPDALVWATLLAACKLHGDFELGRRAAKKVIELNPSDDGAYVLLSNIFADAGQWEEVLQIRSSMTGAGVKKEVAWSLM